The proteins below are encoded in one region of Antennarius striatus isolate MH-2024 chromosome 7, ASM4005453v1, whole genome shotgun sequence:
- the prg4b gene encoding proteoglycan 4b: MQTEVYKRMSSTVFGAVLLLTCALTFSAAQTRCKGRCGLGFSRNFMCQCDYNCLLYDECCKDYESQCTTKNSCKGRCGETFKRGRKCSCDAECMKFKQCCSDYDNHCETEEPTPDPASTFSEGDNDDDHYIPEVSPTSYLQDDVIDDMYVQIFPNDESKGAEEDPEKSPVPESTSGYGSSTADLGGQTSAGPTQHPDAQEISTEAITVSSQEETNSSNYTTTEVDHSLTTLNPISGVTPTESTDSGTTLPQPTAAADPISSQPAVTPLNQSGNFPTTSIPELGTVGSPADDVTPEFQDISEVTTAASYPPLASASTEQTQSSTAVLENTQVTTVAPTSTLVSTPNPEDVTPPPLLDAISGSSTGSGSFTETDAVTTHIPHTLSATVGTDDALGATTDQTGPTPAEVTSKPQDTLVPYKPTPTIPPVAKPSSKPETKPVGTAQPVSIDNTGDYQSDDSNYTNLCSGRPVSAATTLSNGTVVVFREHVFWFLDRNRVPGPAQSITRVWGVPSPIDTVFTRCNCQGKTYIFKGDHYWRYENAILDAGYPKLIQTGFDGLRGQITAALSVPQYRMRKESVYFFKRGGLVQKYSYQFGTSGTCGRRVQYAVQYAVHTRRIRQIASLLGPVINIRTSWRGFPSTITAAVSIPSNREPEGYKYYVFSRSKSYNVRIDGERPVINAPASDVTPQSHVFKCPQNV; encoded by the exons ATGCAGACAGAG GTTTACAAAAGGATGTCTTCCACTGTATTTGGTGCGGTTCTTTTGCTGACTTGTGCCTTGACGTTCAGTGCTGCTCAGA CAAGGTGCAAAGGACGCTGTGGTTTGGGCTTCTCCAGGAATTTCATGTGCCAGTGTGATTATAACTGCCTGTTGTATGATGAGTGCTGCAAAGACTACGAATCTCAATGCACCACCA AAAACTCATGTAAAGGTCGATGCGGGGAAACTTTCAAAAGAGGTCGGAAGTGCAGCTGCGATGCTGAGTGCATGAAGTTCAAGCAGTGCTGCTCAGATTATGACAACCACTGTGAAACAGAAG AACCAACTCCAGATCCAGCCTCTACCTTCAGTGAAGGAGACAATGACG ATGACCACTATATTCCAGAGGTCAGTCCGACATCGTATCTGCAGGATGACGTCATTGATG ATATGTACGTCCAGATATTTCCCAACGATGAATCAAAGGGAGCGGAAGAAGACCCAGAGAAGAGTCCAGTCCCGGAGAGCACCAGCGGCTACGGATCGTCTACGGCTGACCTGGGGGGTCAAACGTCTGCTGGACCCACGCAGCATCCAGACGCGCAGGAGATCAGCACAGAGGCGATAACAGTCTCGTCTCAGGAAGAGACAAACAGCTCGAACTACACAACCACAGAAGTTGATCACAGCCTCACCACCCTCAACCCCATCAGTGGTGTGACCCCTACGGAGAGCACAG ACTCAGGAACTACTCTTCCTCAGCCCACAGCAGCAGCTGACCCCATCTCCAGCCAGCCAGCTGTAACACCTCTGAACCAATCAGGGAATTTTCCTACGACCAGCATCCCAGAGCTGGGGACTGTGGGGAGTCCTGCAGATGATGTCACTCCTGAGTTCCAGGATATTTCAGAAGTCACAACTGCCGCCTCCTACCCACCTTTGGCCTCAGCATCtacagaacaaacacagagcTCCACTGCAGTCCTGGAAAACACTCAGGTCACCACCGTCGCTCCCACTTCCACGCTGGTTTCAACACCCAACCCAGAGGATgtaacaccaccaccactcctgGATGCCATCAGTGGTTCTTCTACTGGATCTGGAAGCTTCACAGAAACCGACGCCGTGACAACACACATCCCTCACACACTCTCAGCAACTGTTGGCACTGATGATGCACTAGGAGCCACCACAGACCAGACTGGACCCACTCCAGCTGAAGTCACCTCAAAACCCCAGGATACACTTGTGCCATACAAACCAACGCCCACTATACCACCTGTGGCTAAACCCAGCTCCAAACCTGAGACTAAGCCTGTGGGTACAGCACAACCTGTTAGCATAGATAATACTGGAGACTACCAATCAG ACGACAGCAACTATACAAATCTGTGTAGTGGGCGGCCGGTCAGCGCAGCCACCACTCTGAGTAACGGCACAGTCGTGGTTTTCAGAG AACACGTCTTCTGGTTCCTGGACAGAAACAGGGTTCCTGGTCCGGCCCAAAGCATCACACGGGTGTGGGGAGTCCCGTCCCCCATTGACACTGTGTTCACCCGCTGCAACTGCCAgggaaaaacatacatttttaaa GGAGACCACTATTGGAGATATGAAAATGCTATTTTGGATGCTGGCTATCCAAAGCTCATTCAAACTGGTTTTGATGGACTCCGGGGCCAAATCACAGCTGCTTTATCCGTGCCTCAATACAGGATGAGGAAAGAGTCCGTGTACTTCTTCAAGAGAG GGGGCCTCGTCCAGAAATATTCATACCAGTTTGGCACCAGTGGAACATGTGGCAGGAGAGTCCAGTACGCAGTTCAGTATGCAGTCCACACCCGAAGGATTCGACAAATTG CATCTCTTCTGGGACCAGTTATCAACATCCGGACATCCTGGAGAGGTTTTCCCTCGACCATCACAGCTGCTGTGTCCATCCCGAGCAACAGAGAACCAGAGGGATACAAATACTACGTCTTTTCAAGAT CCAAATCCTACAATGTGAGGATTGACGGTGAACGTCCAGTCATCAATGCTCCTGCATCTGATGTGACGCCTCAGAGTCACGTTTTCAAATGTCCACAGAATGTGTGA